One part of the Ovis canadensis isolate MfBH-ARS-UI-01 breed Bighorn chromosome 8, ARS-UI_OviCan_v2, whole genome shotgun sequence genome encodes these proteins:
- the LOC138444674 gene encoding UL16-binding protein 1-like — protein MGSQGQKSECGIHEDDTHSLSYNVTIDPRPRDDQPWCEVRGVVDQNVFLSYDCGRAKIKYMSPLGEEAKSMSTWDMQTVTLRDTADLLKEQMPDVTPEKQIDKGPLTLQARMTCWREDNGGHTSASWEFGFSGQLCLLFDSKNGFWTMVHSKGRRMKEKWENDRTVTDFFRTVSMGDCWLWYHTFLEHLEKMLKTSASPTTGHPTVKSSATAIMHITWILPVLLTSFIITVFLG, from the exons ATGGGGAGTCAGGGTCAGAAGAGTGAATGTGGAATTCACGAGGATG ACACTCATTCTCTTTCCTATAATGTCACCATTGATCCTCGGCCCAGAGATGATCAGCCATGGTGTGAAGTTCGAGGAGTAGTTGATCAAAATGTCTTTCTCTCCTATGACTGTGGTAGAGCTAAGATCAAGTACATGAGTCCACTGGGAGAGGAAGCGAAAAGTATGAGCACCTGGGATATGCAGACTGTCACACTCAGAGACACTGCAGACTTGCTCAAGGAGCAAATGCCTGACGTTACACCAGAAAAACAGATAGACAAGG GACCTCTCACCCTGCAGGCCAGGATGACATGCTGGCGTGAAGACAATGGTGGACACACCAGTGCATCCTGGGAATTTGGCTTCAGTGGACAACTGTGCCTCCTCTTTGATTCGAAGAATGGATTCTGGACAATGGTTCATTCTAAAGGGAGGCGGATGAAAGAGAAATGGGAGAACGACAGAACTGTGACGGACTTCTTCAGGACGGTCTCCATGGGAGACTGTTGGCTCTGGTATCACACTTTCTTGGAGCACTTGGAGAAAATGTTGAAGACATCGG CATCACCGACCACGGGCCACCCTACAGTGAAGTCCTCGGCCACAGCCATCATGCACATCACCTGGATCCTCCCCGTGCTCCTCACCAGCTTCATTATAACTGTCTTCCTGGGCTGA